The Thermococcus sp. 21S7 genome includes the window ACTCCCTTCTTCATCGTGGGGCTTTCGGGGGGAACGGTGACTCCCCACATCTTCAAGGCTCTCAAACGAACATTCCAAGAGCCAACCACATCTCTATCAGCCTCAAACCCACAATTCGAACACTTCACAACCCT containing:
- a CDS encoding zinc ribbon domain-containing protein translates to RVVKCSNCGFEADRDVVGSWNVRLRALKMWGVTVPPESPTMKKGVGKVVRNDAYELYTSYG